In Capsicum annuum cultivar UCD-10X-F1 chromosome 7, UCD10Xv1.1, whole genome shotgun sequence, one genomic interval encodes:
- the LOC107855034 gene encoding E3 ubiquitin-protein ligase RMA1H1, which yields MNQDMALEQLDTTFNKHDTPLGKWKSMNDEVEENISGGFDCNICLDCVHEPVITLCGHLYCWPCIYKWIYFQSVSSENSDQQQPQCPVCKAEVSEKTLIPLYGRGGQSTKPSEGKAPNLGIVIPQRPPSPRCGGHFLLPTTDSNPSQLLQRRGYQQQSQTRQPAYQGSYMSSPMLSPGGATANMLQHSMIGEVAYARIFGNSSTTMYTYPNSYNLAISSSPRMRRQLSQADRSLGRICFFLFCCFVTCLILF from the coding sequence ATGAATCAAGATATGGCCTTAGAACAGCTTGACACTACCTTTAACAAACACGATACTCCATTAGGGAAATGGAAGTCAATGAACGATGAAGTTGAAGAGAATATTTCTGGTGGCTTCGACTGTAACATATGCCTGGATTGTGTGCACGAACCTGTGATAACTTTATGCGGTCATCTTTACTGCTGGCCTTGCATTTACAAATGGATTTATTTCCAGAGTGTTTCTTCAGAAAATTCGGATCAGCAACAACCGCAATGCCCTGTTTGCAAGGCTGAAGTCTCAGAAAAAACCTTGATTCCACTCTATGGACGCGGTGGTCAATCTACAAAACCATCCGAAGGAAAGGCTCCGAATCTTGGCATAGTGATCCCACAAAGGCCCCCTAGTCCAAGGTGTGGTGGTCACTTCTTGTTACCAACTACTGATTCAAATCCATCCCAGCTACTTCAACGACGAGGTTATCAACAGCAGTCTCAAACACGTCAACCGGCTTATCAGGGTAGCTACATGTCTTCGCCCATGCTCAGCCCTGGTGGTGCGACTGCGAATATGTTACAACACTCCATGATTGGAGAAGTAGCCTATGCAAGAATTTTTGGCAACTCATCAACAACTATGTATACATATCCAAACTCTTATAATCTAGCAATCAGCAGTAGCCCAAGAATGAGAAGGCAATTATCACAGGCTGATAGATCACTTGGCAGAATAtgttttttcctattttgttgCTTTGTCACATGTCTAATCTTGTTTTGA